In Acropora muricata isolate sample 2 chromosome 11, ASM3666990v1, whole genome shotgun sequence, one DNA window encodes the following:
- the LOC136890192 gene encoding cyclic GMP-AMP synthase-like: MGAQGSTLDMRHGRGDASCGDLTFDPFSSAAQFASTDHLYSAASAPELRTNPIRPEELLKNLRRFHQEKVRLSGSDTQWSKQLVYEQTQKLLEYGKKQTGILRNLEYVGSTYERLESTRGNEFHVLVVIKTSPGDVEVEDVVSPLYSRLRLCEEEAEAKLLKLTDKRGYFHPEKIQNWLDKLAQDWNENTSRFADAARVRTQRNGSAVEIVIRDTNRGGSVTAQMIPCLKIPDDTTGDRFYVPYAFQESTQSELESNTERSVLWCRTFSLKERDIVSTLDRSNSSTCRLECLKILKFIVRSDRKLRVFEYYLIKTAFLHYAAIESDWQMDQLGERFLCVLRFIQECLKRKELPHYFLPNVNLLKGHSASSLRAAYNRLQQLLADERQLFSVISA; this comes from the coding sequence GCATGGGCGAGGTGACGCTTCTTGTGGCGATCTGACGTTTGACCCATTTAGCAGTGCTGCACAGTTCGCTTCCACTGATCACCTTTACAGTGCTGCATCAGCACCAGAATTGAGAACCAATCCAATACGACCCGAGGAGTTGTTGAAAAACCTGCGCAGATTTCACCAAGAAAAAGTTCGACTATCTGGTAGCGATACACAATGGTCGAAACAACTGGTGTATGAGCAAACGCAGAAACTCCTGGAATATGGCAAGAAACAGACTGGTATCCTTCGTAATCTGGAATACGTTGGCTCGACGTACGAGCGACTCGAAAGCACAAGAGGCAACGAGTTCCACGTGTTAGTGGTTATCAAGACGTCACCCGGAGATGTGGAAGTCGAAGACGTAGTCTCACCGCTGTATTCGAGATTAAGGCTCTGTGAGGAAGAAGCTGAGGCTAAATTGCTCAAGCTCACGGATAAACGAGGCTATTTTCACCCGGAGAAAATTCAAAACTGGCTTGACAAGTTAGCACAGGACTGGAATGAGAATACAAGCAGGTTTGCAGACGCCGCAAGGGTGAGGACGCAGAGGAATGGGTCAGCGGTTGAGATTGTCATCCGGGATACCAACCGAGGTGGCTCAGTAACCGCGCAAATGATACCCTGTTTGAAGATTCCGGATGACACTACGGGCGATCGCTTTTATGTTCCGTATGCTTTCCAAGAGAGCACACAATCTGAACTCGAAAGCAACACAGAGCGGTCTGTGTTATGGTGTCGAACATTCTCTCTGAAAGAAAGAGATATTGTTTCGACTTTAGACCGCTCTAACAGTTCCACATGTCGGCTCGAATGTCTAAAAATTCTGAAATTTATCGTCAGGTCCGATAGGAAACTTCGTGTCTTTGAATACTACTTGATTAAAACTGCATTTCTACACTACGCCGCCATTGAATCTGACTGGCAGATGGACCAGCTTGGAGAGAGATTTCTATGTGTGTTGAGGTTCATTCAGGAATGCTTGAAGCGAAAGGAACTACCACACTACTTTTTGCCGAATGTTAACCTGTTGAAAGGACACAGTGCTTCTTCTCTAAGAGCTGCTTACAACCGCCTTCAACAACTGCTAGCCGATGAAAGGCAGCTGTTTTCTGTGATCTCTGCTTAA